The Thermodesulfobacteriota bacterium genome has a segment encoding these proteins:
- the rplT gene encoding 50S ribosomal protein L20, with translation MPRAKGGPKTRARRKKILKMAKGYVGGRSRLYRTAVDAVHRALAYAYKDRRRRKRDFRRLWIARINAAARLHGLTYSGLMDALKKAHVELDRKILADLAVADPGAFLKIVEKAKAVREMKPLQA, from the coding sequence ATGCCGAGAGCAAAGGGTGGACCGAAGACCAGAGCGAGAAGGAAGAAGATCTTGAAGATGGCCAAGGGGTATGTGGGAGGCCGAAGCCGCCTCTATCGGACAGCGGTCGATGCCGTCCACCGGGCCCTCGCCTACGCCTACAAGGACCGAAGGAGAAGGAAGAGGGATTTTCGGCGGCTATGGATTGCGAGGATCAACGCCGCGGCAAGGCTTCACGGCCTCACCTACAGCGGCCTGATGGATGCCTTGAAAAAGGCCCACGTCGAACTGGATCGGAAGATCCTGGCCGATCTGGCGGTGGCTGACCCCGGCGCCTTCTTGAAGATCGTCGAAAAGGCCAAAGCCGTCCGGGAGATGAAGCCTCTTCAAGCCTGA
- the rpmI gene encoding 50S ribosomal protein L35: MPKLKTNRGSAKRFRVTGTGKVKTKRAFARHILTKKSANRKRSLRRPKLIEKADLKGIKRLMPYL; encoded by the coding sequence GTGCCAAAGTTGAAGACGAACCGGGGTTCGGCCAAACGATTCCGGGTGACCGGAACCGGCAAGGTGAAGACGAAGAGGGCGTTTGCCAGACACATTTTGACGAAGAAGTCGGCCAATCGGAAGCGGTCCCTGAGAAGACCCAAACTGATCGAAAAGGCCGATCTAAAGGGGATCAAACGATTGATGCCCTATCTTTGA
- the infC gene encoding translation initiation factor IF-3, with translation MIKDVRVNREIRAKEVRVIDPDGKQLGILPLVEALRVAANADLDLVEVSPKSDPPVCRIMDFGKFKYQQSKKAQEAKKKQATVHLKEVKLRPKTEEHDLEFKLRHIERFLKEGNKTKVTMIFRGREITHAELGKQLMERIIERTKEWGRVEQPAKFEGRNYVMVLAPQTPGQKTG, from the coding sequence ATCATCAAAGATGTGAGGGTGAATCGGGAGATTCGGGCCAAGGAGGTGAGGGTCATCGATCCGGATGGCAAGCAGTTGGGGATTCTGCCTTTGGTCGAGGCCCTGCGGGTGGCTGCCAACGCCGATTTAGACCTGGTGGAGGTCTCTCCCAAATCCGATCCACCGGTCTGTCGCATCATGGATTTCGGAAAGTTCAAATACCAGCAGAGCAAAAAGGCCCAGGAGGCCAAAAAGAAACAGGCGACGGTCCACCTCAAGGAAGTGAAATTGAGACCCAAAACAGAGGAGCATGACCTCGAATTCAAACTCCGTCACATCGAGCGGTTTTTAAAGGAAGGAAACAAGACCAAAGTGACCATGATCTTCAGGGGGAGGGAGATCACCCACGCCGAGCTGGGCAAACAGTTGATGGAACGGATCATCGAGCGAACCAAAGAGTGGGGCAGGGTGGAGCAGCCGGCCAAATTCGAGGGAAGAAATTACGTCATGGTCCTGGCCCCCCAGACGCCAGGACAGAAGACCGGATAG
- the thrS gene encoding threonine--tRNA ligase, with product MEERITLTFPNGEKRIVPKGSKLIEFADREAVAAQVDGALVDLSKEMEKDALITFVSIHSKKGLDILRHSAAHVMAQAVKELFPSAKLTFGPATENGFYYDFDYERPFTPEDLKSIEKRMEEIVRQDQPFVRTDLPRDEAIALFQGRGEPYKVEHLHELPDQVSLYRQGSFVDLCEGPHLPSTGKIRAFKLLSVSGTYWRGDARNQVLQRIYGTAFPDPKGLEDYLQMLEEAKKRDHRKLGRELDLFSITDEAGPGLVLYHPKGALLRTILEDFEKKEHLKRGYQIVIGPQLLKLDLWKRSGHYENYREKMYFTKVEDSEYGIKPMNCLAHMLIYKSQIRSYRDLPLRYFELGTVHRHEKSGELHGLLRVRGFTQDDAHILCRPDQLQGEIDGILQFVDDVMRVFGFQYEMELSTRPEKSIGSDEDWERATQALLQTLQAKGLPFDVNEGEGAFYGPKIDVKLRDALDRRWQCATIQVDFAMPERFDLTYIGSDGEKHRPVMLHRVILGAMERFIGVLIEHFAGAFPVWLSPVQAILLTVTERHIPYGERVYQQLLQGGVRVERDFRNEKLGFKVREAQIQKIPYMLVIGDKEERDGTVSPRKRSGETIGSMTPQAFIQLVEADYPRL from the coding sequence ATGGAGGAAAGGATCACCCTCACCTTCCCCAACGGAGAGAAGAGGATCGTCCCGAAGGGTTCGAAGCTGATCGAGTTTGCGGATCGGGAGGCCGTGGCCGCCCAGGTGGACGGTGCGCTGGTCGACCTCTCGAAAGAGATGGAGAAGGATGCCCTGATCACCTTCGTCTCAATCCACTCCAAAAAGGGGCTCGACATCTTACGCCATTCCGCCGCCCATGTCATGGCCCAGGCCGTCAAAGAGCTCTTCCCCTCGGCCAAGCTCACCTTCGGCCCCGCGACGGAGAACGGTTTCTATTATGATTTTGACTACGAGAGACCCTTCACCCCGGAGGATCTAAAATCGATCGAAAAGAGGATGGAAGAGATCGTCCGACAGGATCAGCCGTTCGTCCGGACCGACCTTCCTCGGGACGAAGCGATCGCCCTCTTTCAGGGGAGGGGAGAGCCTTACAAAGTGGAACATCTCCATGAGCTTCCCGATCAGGTCTCCCTCTACCGTCAGGGTTCCTTCGTCGACCTATGCGAAGGCCCCCATCTTCCTTCCACGGGGAAGATCCGGGCCTTCAAGTTGTTGAGCGTCTCCGGGACCTACTGGAGAGGAGATGCGCGCAATCAGGTCCTTCAACGCATCTACGGAACGGCCTTTCCGGACCCTAAGGGGCTGGAGGATTATCTCCAGATGCTTGAGGAGGCCAAGAAGCGTGATCACCGGAAGCTCGGAAGGGAACTTGACCTCTTCAGCATCACCGATGAGGCCGGGCCAGGCCTGGTGCTCTATCATCCCAAGGGAGCTTTGCTTCGGACGATCCTGGAGGACTTTGAGAAGAAGGAGCACCTGAAGCGGGGCTATCAGATCGTCATCGGCCCCCAGCTCCTCAAATTGGACCTCTGGAAAAGATCCGGCCATTACGAAAATTACCGGGAGAAGATGTATTTCACCAAGGTGGAGGATTCGGAATACGGCATCAAGCCGATGAACTGTCTGGCCCACATGCTCATCTACAAATCCCAGATCCGGAGCTACCGGGACCTCCCCCTTCGCTACTTCGAGCTGGGCACCGTTCACCGCCACGAAAAGTCCGGCGAGCTGCACGGGCTTCTACGGGTCAGGGGGTTTACCCAGGACGATGCCCATATCCTCTGCCGGCCCGACCAATTGCAGGGGGAGATCGATGGGATCCTCCAGTTCGTCGATGACGTGATGAGGGTCTTCGGATTCCAATACGAAATGGAGCTGAGCACCCGGCCGGAAAAGTCGATCGGTTCCGACGAGGATTGGGAGAGGGCGACCCAGGCCCTCCTTCAGACGCTCCAAGCCAAGGGGCTCCCCTTCGACGTCAACGAGGGCGAGGGGGCCTTCTATGGTCCCAAGATCGATGTGAAGTTGAGAGATGCCCTCGACCGGAGATGGCAGTGTGCCACGATCCAGGTCGACTTCGCCATGCCAGAGCGATTCGACCTCACCTATATCGGAAGCGATGGTGAGAAACATCGGCCTGTGATGCTCCACCGGGTCATCCTCGGCGCCATGGAGAGGTTCATCGGCGTCCTCATCGAACATTTCGCGGGCGCCTTCCCGGTCTGGCTTTCCCCGGTGCAGGCCATCCTCCTCACGGTCACCGAACGCCACATCCCTTATGGGGAACGGGTCTATCAACAACTCCTTCAGGGAGGAGTCCGGGTGGAGCGGGACTTCCGGAACGAAAAATTAGGGTTCAAAGTCCGGGAGGCCCAGATCCAGAAGATCCCTTACATGCTGGTCATCGGGGATAAAGAGGAGCGGGATGGGACCGTCTCGCCTCGGAAGCGAAGCGGGGAGACGATCGGTTCGATGACCCCCCAGGCCTTCATCCAACTGGTCGAAGCGGACTATCCGAGGCTGTGA
- the pheS gene encoding phenylalanine--tRNA ligase subunit alpha — MREELEKIAEESQALLGSAQTAREVSEIRVNLLGRKGRLTQLLKRLGELPAPERKEIGRRANEVKEDLEAKIAQRLERILQEERAASLKREKIDVTLPGRRLGLGKKHPLTQTLEEIVHIFLRLGFEVVEGPEVELDYYNFEALNIPKGHPAREMQATFFISEDVVLRTHTSPVQVRTMELKRPPVRVICPGAVYRCDSDPTHSPMFHQVEGLLVDKGVTFSDLKGVLTVFVHQMFGKGTRLRFRPSFFPFTEPSAEIDIECFLCDGKGCAVCSHTGWLEILGSGMVDPAVFRFVNYDPEEITGFAFGMGIERIAMLKYGISDIRLFFTNDLRFLRQF; from the coding sequence TTGAGAGAAGAGCTGGAAAAGATCGCCGAAGAATCCCAGGCCCTCCTCGGTTCGGCTCAGACGGCCCGTGAGGTGTCGGAGATCCGTGTGAACCTCTTGGGGAGGAAGGGAAGGTTGACCCAGCTGCTCAAGCGGTTAGGAGAGCTTCCAGCCCCCGAGCGGAAGGAGATCGGGCGGAGGGCCAACGAGGTCAAGGAAGACCTCGAGGCGAAGATCGCCCAACGGCTCGAGAGGATCCTCCAGGAAGAGCGTGCGGCCTCCCTCAAGCGGGAGAAAATCGACGTCACCCTTCCGGGCCGACGGCTCGGCCTCGGAAAGAAGCACCCCCTGACCCAGACCCTCGAAGAGATCGTCCACATCTTTCTCCGTTTGGGGTTCGAGGTGGTCGAGGGACCGGAGGTGGAGCTCGACTACTATAATTTCGAGGCCCTCAATATCCCCAAAGGCCATCCGGCCAGGGAGATGCAGGCGACCTTCTTCATCTCTGAGGATGTCGTCCTCCGGACCCACACCTCCCCGGTTCAGGTGAGGACGATGGAGCTCAAGAGGCCGCCGGTTCGGGTCATCTGCCCCGGGGCCGTCTACCGATGCGACTCCGATCCGACCCATTCTCCGATGTTCCATCAGGTGGAGGGGCTGTTGGTGGACAAAGGGGTGACCTTCTCCGACCTAAAAGGGGTGCTCACGGTCTTCGTCCACCAGATGTTCGGAAAAGGGACTCGATTGAGATTTCGACCCAGCTTCTTTCCCTTTACCGAACCGAGCGCGGAGATCGACATCGAATGCTTTCTTTGCGATGGAAAGGGATGCGCGGTCTGTTCCCACACGGGCTGGCTCGAAATCCTCGGATCGGGCATGGTCGATCCGGCGGTCTTCCGATTTGTGAATTACGACCCAGAGGAGATCACGGGGTTTGCCTTCGGGATGGGCATCGAACGAATCGCCATGCTCAAATACGGCATCAGCGATATCCGCCTCTTCTTCACAAATGACCTGAGGTTCCTCAGACAATTCTGA